A portion of the Rhinolophus sinicus isolate RSC01 linkage group LG16, ASM3656204v1, whole genome shotgun sequence genome contains these proteins:
- the EIF2B1 gene encoding translation initiation factor eIF2B subunit alpha encodes MDDKELIEYFKSQMKEDPDTASAVAAIRTLLEFLKRDKGETIQGLRANLTSAIETLCGVDSSVAVSSGGELFLRFISLTSLEYSDYSKCKKIMIERGELFLRRISLSRNKIADLCHTFIKDGAKILTHANSRVVLRVLEAAVVAKKRFSVYITESQPDLSGKKMAKALCHLNVPVTVVLDAAVGYIMEKVDLVIVGAEGVVENGGIINKIGTNQMAVCAKAQNKPFYVVAESFKFVRLFPLNQQDVPDKFKYKADTLKSAQTGQDLREEHPWVDYTAPSLITLLFTDLGVLTPSAVSDELIKLYL; translated from the exons ATGGACGACAAGG aGTTAATCGAATACTTTAAGTCTCAGATGAAAGAAGATCCTGACACGGCGTCAGCAGTGGCTGCCATTCGGACTTTGCTGGAGTTCTTGAAAAGAGATAAAG GAGAGACAATCCAGGGCCTGAGGGCGAATCTCACCAGTGCCATAGAAACCCTGTGTGGCGTGGACTCCTCAGTGGCCGTGTCCTCGGGTGGGGAGCTCTTCCTGCGCTTCATCAGCCTAACGTCCCTGGAATACTCT GATTACTCCAAATGTAAAAAGATCATGATTGAGCGAGGAGAGCTTTTTCTCAGGAGAATATCACTGTCGAGAAATAAAATTGCAGATCTGTGCCATACTTTCATCAAAGATGGGGCG AAAATACTAACTCATGCCAACTCCCGAGTGGTCCTGAGAGTCTTGGAGGCAGCTGTGGTGGCCAAGAAGCGTTTCAGTGTGTACATTACAGAGTCACAGCCTGACTTATCAGG TAAGAAAATGGCCAAAGCCCTCTGCCACCTCAACGTCCCGGTCACCGTGGTCCTGGATGCTGCTGTTGG cTATATCATGGAGAAAGTGGATCTTGTCATAGTTGGTGCCGAAGGAGTTGTTGAAAACGGAGGAATTATTAACAAG ATTGGAACCAATCAGATGGCCGTGTGTGCCAAGGCACAGAACAAGCCTTTCTACGTGGTTGCAGAAAGCTTCAAGTTTGTGCGGCTCTTCCCACTAAACCAGCAAGATGTCCCAGATAAGTTTAAG TACAAGGCAGACACTCTAAAGTCGGCACAGACTGGACAGGACCTCAGAGAGGAGCACCCGTGGGTCGACTACACCGCCCCCTCCTTAATAACACTGCTGTTTACAGACCTGGGGGTGCTGACACCCTCAGCAGTCAGCGACGAGCTCATCAAGCTGTATCTGTAA